The Callospermophilus lateralis isolate mCalLat2 chromosome 3, mCalLat2.hap1, whole genome shotgun sequence genome has a segment encoding these proteins:
- the LOC143394619 gene encoding granzyme B(G,H)-like produces the protein MHLRLLLLAFFLPPKAQAGEIIGGHESKPHSRPYMAYLQFVAQGKRIKCGGFLIREDFVLTAAHCLGRPMNVTLGAHNIDNLEKTQQVIPVKRTIPHPDYDDNYLYNDIMLLELEKKAKLNEAVQPIKLPRGKNKVKPGKVCLVAGWGRMDRKDKYPNTLQEVELKVQKDQVCELEELLKYNSTIEICAGDPKENKASFKGDSGGPLVCNSVAQGIVSSGKPNRKPPGVYTKVSRFLKWIKETMKSHQLQETDKTTSVTN, from the exons ATGCATTTGCGCCTGCTCCTGTTGGCCTTCTTTCTGCCTCCCAAGGCACAGGCAG GGGAGATCATCGGGGGACATGAATCCAAGCCCCACTCCCGGCCCTACATGGCCTATCTTCAGTTTGTTGCTCAAGGTAAAAGGATTAAGTGTGGTGGCTTCCTGATACGAGAAGACTTTGTGTTGACAGCTGCTCACTGCTTAGGAAG GCCAATGAACGTCACCCTGGGGGCACACAACATTGATAATCTGGAGAAGACCCAGCAGGTCATCCCAGTGAAAAGAACCATCCCCCACCCAGACTATGATGATAATTACTTGTACAACGACATCATGTTATTGGAG CTAGAGAAGAAAGCCAAGTTGAATGAAGCTGTGCAGCCTATCAAGCTGCCCAGGGGCAAGAACAAGGTGAAGCCTGGGAAGGTGTGTCTTGTGGCTGGCTGGGGGAGAATGGACAGAAAAGACAAATACCCCAACACGCTGCAAGAGGTGGAACTGAAAGTGCAGAAGGACCAGGTGTGCGAGCTTGAAGAATTATTAAAATACAATAGTACTATCGAGATATGTGCAGGGGATCCAAAGGAAAACAAAGCTTCCTTTAAG GGGGACTCCGGAGGCCCTCTTGTGTGTAACAGTGTGGCCCAGGGAATTGTCTCTTCTGGAAAACCAAACAGGAAACCTCCAGGCGTCTACACCAAAGTCTCCAGATTCCTAAAGTGGATAAAGGAAACCATGAAAAGCCACCAACTGCAAGAGACAGACAAAACCACCTCTGTAACTAACTAA